A window of Xyrauchen texanus isolate HMW12.3.18 chromosome 10, RBS_HiC_50CHRs, whole genome shotgun sequence contains these coding sequences:
- the LOC127650331 gene encoding zinc finger MYM-type protein 4-like isoform X1, whose amino-acid sequence MVRLCAFPGCHNREKPLRLRQASSQEESLTFHTLPLHDRERLTLWLLALRRDPDSPIESLRTMRVCGDHFSPDDFSAVPGTKRRLLRSTAVPGQSAQPTEENVSGSYLQIGPHGELQSKLILTVPNSEPSTSSSSLGAYYALPPTWHYQSDETGQAELHMEDNSDVDDRMDSVAHPEGVLMASENSTECLPGGSDAVYSCKQKTTETDEEEPDTQECLMEGHQIEDTDINTEDTAQCSEELVITKVEDLRDEMDEMAYAETQTAKDVKHRKKDSSAGTQTVPQLVVKLGKKVVLASDDLPVKVKDEPIDDEFKREPQTPVGNIQDDEEVNLTPDEIANRAGFSNGGNATSIGVSTATSAKAPSVSQESMPGVAPLKPIGLVCTGCNKVMLKGQTAFQRSGSSKLFCSPQCLCSTSIVVIKKKTCHYCLKEMLGLKEVFNARVDMAGTLKQFCSQKCLDDFNLKCRMCQKACVTHSHEVNVMGTVHKLCSDDCFSQFRSSNKLTMNCCMNCGGHCNSRCPTLQIEGSVMKFCSPYCLKTHKKKNLKPVTCKMCRAVRLAADMVDIPNSEGIRELFCSHSCATASKGQSASSSGDPVECNNCKQKQVPQYHLAIFDGTVQNFCSFTCVLAYQESINKTKSKKEANKVTSTSKNITTPKTVAPKPPAAPKPALAESSLSTKPAAPSGQGQTVTKLPCCQCLQLFFHKPELLEFQRKMYAFCGDTCVVEFRKINKINALCEYCKLTKVVKIVKRINHTDLFFCEEKCKLLYEQNLTERWGKKHCRSCLYCNGSSKTLVTGIFSNKLEEFCGSECLTKYTSLIHQEVKCGMCRQAKKLTESVKWLDEIKHFCSLRCLMFFCSLQGITGAVIKAAGKSLPSQSGTPASSAITQGTNEATPVIAKVVSLSSASSGQPDGSGNTDLKGSVPSVTVEVTEDDRSPKRTRKDSQVLKNKASNKSKSKSKNKATSCKPNTCDAEIQIDKTPKVIVLPVPVPVYIPVPMHLYSQYIPQSVGIPLPVPVPLFFPTTLDSAERIVETIQEIKEKIPDDPVEADLILMAEMVAEDAEKEKHITFNDQAGKSMENLELVELSRKQSWEDSASFAQTCNQDQTPEPEKALASKSTTPIPFSTSAEKPQIDSKADIPVEGTGLLNQQTKQEQKKTHSVKQRTIKRGRNSSTEKRRCAGTVAATSDSKTIANLYRPKHGVSAWKDWVCWRNAQPNMETPKCGSRSLKLKEDLLKCSPAELSFGLSKFISEVRRPNGEKYSPDSIFYLCLDIQQHLFQDNRMENIFVDNLYSTFCQDMTNILKGWKPTILPSGYVHSRVEEKYLWDCKQLGAFSPSVLLNTLIYFFTKFFNFKTAEQHRRLSFGNVKRYSVHKVAYLRFYPPVEDTRTDTGPSKKRKKGDDKKKVLKIKENSKNPLHCPVRLYEFYLSKCLPSVRQHENLFYLSPERSCVPSSPTWFSSTSLSDDALDSLLTRILTVKELYLEEAKSPNETDSYSDSD is encoded by the exons ATGGTACGCCTGTGTGCTTTTCCTGGATGTCACAACCGAGAGAAGCCACTGAGACTCCGACAAGCATCATCGCAGGAGGAAAGTTTGACTTTCCACACGTTACCGCTGCATGATCGGGAAAGACTGACCCTGTGGCTCCTCGCTCTTCGCCGCGATCCGGACTCACCCATTGAATCTCTGCGCACAATGAGGGTGTGCGGTGACCACTTTTCGCCTGACGATTTCAGTGCAGTCCCAGGAACAAAACGAAGACTTCTGAGATCAACAGCTGTACCTGGGCAGTCTGCACAGCCAACCGAG GAGAATGTGAGTGGTTCATATCTTCAAATCGGGCCACATGGGGAACTTCAGTCAAAACTCATTTTGACAGTACCAAATTCAGAACCATCTACAAGTTCATCATCTTTAGGGGCCTACTATGCCCTTCCTCCCACATGGCACTATCAATCA GATGAAACTGGTCAGGCTGAACTACATATGGAAGACAATTCTGATGTAGATGACCGCATGGATTCTGTTGCCCATCCAGAAG GTGTCCTTATGGCCAGTGAGAATTCCACTGAATGTCTTCCTGGAGGTTCTGATGCAGTGTACTCATGCAAGCAGAAAACCACTGAGACAGATGAAGAGGAACCAGACACTCAAGAGTGCCTGATGGAAGGCCATCAGATTGAGGACACCGATATTAACACGGAGGACACAGCCCAGTGTTCAGAAGAGCTAGTGATCACTAAAGTTGAGGATTTGAGGGATGAAATGGATGAGATGGCTTATGCTG AAACACAGACGGCTAAAGATGTGAAACACAGGAAGAAGGACTCATCTGCTGGAACG CAAACAGTACCACAGTTGGTGGTAAAACTTGGCAAAAAAGTAGTCCTGGCCTCTGACGATCTACCTGTGAAGGTCAAAGATGAACCAATAGATGATGAATTCAAGAGAGAACCGCAGACCCCAGTGGGAAACATTCAGGATGATGAG GAGGTTAACCTGACACCTGACGAGATCGCGAATCGTGCTGGGTTCTCTAATGGAGGAAATGCGACATCTATTG GAGTTTCAACAGCCACTTCCGCAAAGGCACCATCAGTCTCACAGGAATCCATGCCTGGTGTGGCCCCCTTGAAGCCAATTGGGCTGGTCTGCACTGGCTGTAATAAGGTTATGCTGAAAGGACAGACAGCTTTCCAGCGTAGCGGCTCTTCTAAACTCTTCTGCTCACCTCAATGCCTCTGCAGCACCTCTATTGTGGTGATCAAAAAGAAAACCTGTCACTACTGCCTCAA AGAGATGCTTGGCCTGAAGGAAGTGTTCAATGCCCGGGTGGACATGGCAGGAACTTTAAAGCAATTCTGCAGTCAGAAATGCCTTGATGATTTTAACTTAAAGTGCAGGATGTGTCAGAAGGCATGTGTG ACTCATAGTCATGAAGTGAACGTGATGGGCACTGTCCATAAGCTGTGCAGCGATGACTGTTTCAGCCAGTTCCGCTCTTCCAATAAGCTGACAATGAACTGCTGCATGAACTGTGGTGGGCACTGCAATAGTCGGTGTCCCACACTGCAGATAGAGGGTAGTGTTATGAAGTTCTGCAGCCCATACTGCCTCAAAACCCACAAGAAG AAGAATCTTAAACCTGTAACCTGCAAAATGTGTCGCGCCGTGCGTCTGGCTGCAGATATGGTGGACATTCCAAACTCCGAGGGCATCAGAGAGCTTTTCTGCTCCCATTCTTGTGCCACGGCGAGTAAAGGCCAGTCTGCCAGCTCCTCCG GTGATCCAGTGGAATGCAACAACTGCAAACAGAAGCAAGTGCCTCAGTACCATCTAGCCATATTTGATGGAACCGTTCAGAACTTCTGCTCCTTTACCTGTGTATTGGCATATCAG gAATCCATCAATAAGACAAAATCTAAAAAAGAGGCAAATAAGGTAACTTCTACAAGCAAGAATATAACTACTCCAAAAACTGTTGCCCCCAAACCACCTGCTGCCCCCAAACCTGCTCTCGCAGAATCCAGCTTATCAACAAAGCCCGCCGCTCCCAGTGGTCAGGGGCAAACAGTCACCAAGCTTCCCTGTTGTCAATGTCTGCAATTGTTCTTCCACAAGCCAGAGCTACTGGAGTTTCAG AGAAAAATGTATGCTTTCTGTGGCGACACTTGTGTCGTGGAGTTCAGAAAGATTAACAAAATCAACGCTCTCTGTGAATACTGCAAGCTCACTAAAGTTGTGAAAATTGTGAAAAGAATAAACCACACTGACTTGTTTTTCTGCGAAGAGA AATGCAAGTTACTCTATGAGCAGAACTTGACCGAGCGCTGGGGGAAAAAACACTGTCGCAGCTGCCTCTACTGTAACGGCAGCTCTAAGACTCTTGTGACTGGTATCTTCAGTAACAAGCTGGAAGAGTTTTGTGGGAGCGAATGCTTGACAAAGTACACATCATTGATCCATCAG GAAGTAAAGTGCGGAATGTGCAGGCAGGCCAAGAAGTTGACTGAGTCTGTGAAATGGCTGGATGAAATTAAGCATTTCTGCAGCTTGCGGTGCCTCATGTTCTTCTGTAGTCTGCAGGGCATCACTGGAGCAGTCATCAAAGCTGCAGGCAAATCTCTGCCTTCACAGA GTGGGACCCCAGCATCCTCTGCAATTACTCAAGGTACTAATGAGGCCACTCCGGTCATTGCCAAAGTTGTCTCGCTCTCAAGTGCATCCAGTGGACAGCCAGATGGCTCAGGAAACACAGATCTGAAAG GCTCTGTTCCATCTGTTACTGTAGAAGTTACAGAAGAT gaCAGATCACCGAAACGCACTAGGAAAGATTCCCAAGTCCTAAAGAACAAGGCCTCAAATAAATCAAAGAGCAAAAGCAAGAACAAAGCCACTTCCTGCAAACCCAATACCTGTGATGCTGAGATACAAATTG ATAAAACTCCTAAAGTGATCGTTCTGCCTGTGCCTGTTCCAGTCTATATACCAGTTCCAATGCATCTCTACTCGCAATACATTCCACAGTCTGTGGGGATACCGCTTCCG GTACCAGTGCCCTTGTTCTTCCCCACTACACTAGACAGCGCTGAGCGCATTGTTGAGACCATTCAGGAAATCAAAGAGAAGATCCCTGATGACCCTGTGGAGGCTGACCTCATTTTGATGGCTGAGATGGTGGCTGAggatgcagagaaggagaaacaCATCACCTTTAATG ACCAGGCTGGTAAGTCGATGGAGAACCTGGAATTAGTAGAACTATCCCGCAAACAAAGCTGGGAGGACTCTGCCTCATTTGCCCAGACATGCAATCAAGATCAAACCCCAGAACCTGAGAAGGCTCTTGCATCCAAATCTACCACACCAATCCCCTTCTCCACTTCAGCAGAAAAGCCACAGATTGACTCAAAGGCTGATATCCCAGTCG AGGGTACTGGACTtttaaaccaacaaacaaaacaggAGCAGAAGAAAACACATTCTGTTAAGCAGAGAACCATCAAGAGAGGCCGTAACAGCAGCACTGAAAAGCGGCGG TGTGCAGGAACAGTGGCAGCTACATCAGATTCAAAAACCATTGCTAACCTCTACAGACCAAAGCATGGTGTCAGTGCCTGGAAGGACTGGGTATGTTGGAGAAACGCCCAACCCAATATGGAGACTCCTAAATGTGGTT CACGAAGTTTGAAACTCAAGGAAGACTTGTTGAAATGTAGCCCTGCTGAGCTCAGCTTTGGCCTCAGCAAGTTCATCTCAGAGGTTCGTCGACCCAATGGAGAGAAATACAGTCCTGATAGCATCTTTTATCTCTGCTTAGACATCCAACAG CACCTGTTTCAGGATAATCGGATGGAGAACATTTTTGTAGACAACTTGTACAGTACATTTTGCCAGGATATGACCAATATACTCAAGGGGTGGAAACCAACTATTTTGCCCAGTG GTTATGTTCATTCTCGCGTTGAGGAGAAGTACCTGTGGGACTGTAAGCAGCTGGGGGCGTTCTCACCCAGCGTTCTGCTGAACACGCTAATTTATTTCTTCACCAAGTTCTTCAATTTCAAGACAGCGGAACAGCACCGCCGCCTCTCTTTCGGCAATGTCAAACGCTACTCTGTTCATAAAGTGGCCTACTTGCGTTTCTACCCTCCTGTAGAAGACACAAGGACTG ACACTGGCCCTTCAAAGAAGAGGAAGAAGGGAGATGACAAGAAAAAGGTGCTAAAGATAAAAGAGAATTCCAAGAACCCCCTCCACTGTCCTGTCAGACTGTATGAGTTCTATCTCTCTAAATG
- the LOC127650331 gene encoding zinc finger MYM-type protein 4-like isoform X2 — protein MVRLCAFPGCHNREKPLRLRQASSQEESLTFHTLPLHDRERLTLWLLALRRDPDSPIESLRTMRVCGDHFSPDDFSAVPGTKRRLLRSTAVPGQSAQPTEDETGQAELHMEDNSDVDDRMDSVAHPEGVLMASENSTECLPGGSDAVYSCKQKTTETDEEEPDTQECLMEGHQIEDTDINTEDTAQCSEELVITKVEDLRDEMDEMAYAETQTAKDVKHRKKDSSAGTQTVPQLVVKLGKKVVLASDDLPVKVKDEPIDDEFKREPQTPVGNIQDDEEVNLTPDEIANRAGFSNGGNATSIGVSTATSAKAPSVSQESMPGVAPLKPIGLVCTGCNKVMLKGQTAFQRSGSSKLFCSPQCLCSTSIVVIKKKTCHYCLKEMLGLKEVFNARVDMAGTLKQFCSQKCLDDFNLKCRMCQKACVTHSHEVNVMGTVHKLCSDDCFSQFRSSNKLTMNCCMNCGGHCNSRCPTLQIEGSVMKFCSPYCLKTHKKKNLKPVTCKMCRAVRLAADMVDIPNSEGIRELFCSHSCATASKGQSASSSGDPVECNNCKQKQVPQYHLAIFDGTVQNFCSFTCVLAYQESINKTKSKKEANKVTSTSKNITTPKTVAPKPPAAPKPALAESSLSTKPAAPSGQGQTVTKLPCCQCLQLFFHKPELLEFQRKMYAFCGDTCVVEFRKINKINALCEYCKLTKVVKIVKRINHTDLFFCEEKCKLLYEQNLTERWGKKHCRSCLYCNGSSKTLVTGIFSNKLEEFCGSECLTKYTSLIHQEVKCGMCRQAKKLTESVKWLDEIKHFCSLRCLMFFCSLQGITGAVIKAAGKSLPSQSGTPASSAITQGTNEATPVIAKVVSLSSASSGQPDGSGNTDLKGSVPSVTVEVTEDDRSPKRTRKDSQVLKNKASNKSKSKSKNKATSCKPNTCDAEIQIDKTPKVIVLPVPVPVYIPVPMHLYSQYIPQSVGIPLPVPVPLFFPTTLDSAERIVETIQEIKEKIPDDPVEADLILMAEMVAEDAEKEKHITFNDQAGKSMENLELVELSRKQSWEDSASFAQTCNQDQTPEPEKALASKSTTPIPFSTSAEKPQIDSKADIPVEGTGLLNQQTKQEQKKTHSVKQRTIKRGRNSSTEKRRCAGTVAATSDSKTIANLYRPKHGVSAWKDWVCWRNAQPNMETPKCGSRSLKLKEDLLKCSPAELSFGLSKFISEVRRPNGEKYSPDSIFYLCLDIQQHLFQDNRMENIFVDNLYSTFCQDMTNILKGWKPTILPSGYVHSRVEEKYLWDCKQLGAFSPSVLLNTLIYFFTKFFNFKTAEQHRRLSFGNVKRYSVHKVAYLRFYPPVEDTRTDTGPSKKRKKGDDKKKVLKIKENSKNPLHCPVRLYEFYLSKCLPSVRQHENLFYLSPERSCVPSSPTWFSSTSLSDDALDSLLTRILTVKELYLEEAKSPNETDSYSDSD, from the exons ATGGTACGCCTGTGTGCTTTTCCTGGATGTCACAACCGAGAGAAGCCACTGAGACTCCGACAAGCATCATCGCAGGAGGAAAGTTTGACTTTCCACACGTTACCGCTGCATGATCGGGAAAGACTGACCCTGTGGCTCCTCGCTCTTCGCCGCGATCCGGACTCACCCATTGAATCTCTGCGCACAATGAGGGTGTGCGGTGACCACTTTTCGCCTGACGATTTCAGTGCAGTCCCAGGAACAAAACGAAGACTTCTGAGATCAACAGCTGTACCTGGGCAGTCTGCACAGCCAACCGAG GATGAAACTGGTCAGGCTGAACTACATATGGAAGACAATTCTGATGTAGATGACCGCATGGATTCTGTTGCCCATCCAGAAG GTGTCCTTATGGCCAGTGAGAATTCCACTGAATGTCTTCCTGGAGGTTCTGATGCAGTGTACTCATGCAAGCAGAAAACCACTGAGACAGATGAAGAGGAACCAGACACTCAAGAGTGCCTGATGGAAGGCCATCAGATTGAGGACACCGATATTAACACGGAGGACACAGCCCAGTGTTCAGAAGAGCTAGTGATCACTAAAGTTGAGGATTTGAGGGATGAAATGGATGAGATGGCTTATGCTG AAACACAGACGGCTAAAGATGTGAAACACAGGAAGAAGGACTCATCTGCTGGAACG CAAACAGTACCACAGTTGGTGGTAAAACTTGGCAAAAAAGTAGTCCTGGCCTCTGACGATCTACCTGTGAAGGTCAAAGATGAACCAATAGATGATGAATTCAAGAGAGAACCGCAGACCCCAGTGGGAAACATTCAGGATGATGAG GAGGTTAACCTGACACCTGACGAGATCGCGAATCGTGCTGGGTTCTCTAATGGAGGAAATGCGACATCTATTG GAGTTTCAACAGCCACTTCCGCAAAGGCACCATCAGTCTCACAGGAATCCATGCCTGGTGTGGCCCCCTTGAAGCCAATTGGGCTGGTCTGCACTGGCTGTAATAAGGTTATGCTGAAAGGACAGACAGCTTTCCAGCGTAGCGGCTCTTCTAAACTCTTCTGCTCACCTCAATGCCTCTGCAGCACCTCTATTGTGGTGATCAAAAAGAAAACCTGTCACTACTGCCTCAA AGAGATGCTTGGCCTGAAGGAAGTGTTCAATGCCCGGGTGGACATGGCAGGAACTTTAAAGCAATTCTGCAGTCAGAAATGCCTTGATGATTTTAACTTAAAGTGCAGGATGTGTCAGAAGGCATGTGTG ACTCATAGTCATGAAGTGAACGTGATGGGCACTGTCCATAAGCTGTGCAGCGATGACTGTTTCAGCCAGTTCCGCTCTTCCAATAAGCTGACAATGAACTGCTGCATGAACTGTGGTGGGCACTGCAATAGTCGGTGTCCCACACTGCAGATAGAGGGTAGTGTTATGAAGTTCTGCAGCCCATACTGCCTCAAAACCCACAAGAAG AAGAATCTTAAACCTGTAACCTGCAAAATGTGTCGCGCCGTGCGTCTGGCTGCAGATATGGTGGACATTCCAAACTCCGAGGGCATCAGAGAGCTTTTCTGCTCCCATTCTTGTGCCACGGCGAGTAAAGGCCAGTCTGCCAGCTCCTCCG GTGATCCAGTGGAATGCAACAACTGCAAACAGAAGCAAGTGCCTCAGTACCATCTAGCCATATTTGATGGAACCGTTCAGAACTTCTGCTCCTTTACCTGTGTATTGGCATATCAG gAATCCATCAATAAGACAAAATCTAAAAAAGAGGCAAATAAGGTAACTTCTACAAGCAAGAATATAACTACTCCAAAAACTGTTGCCCCCAAACCACCTGCTGCCCCCAAACCTGCTCTCGCAGAATCCAGCTTATCAACAAAGCCCGCCGCTCCCAGTGGTCAGGGGCAAACAGTCACCAAGCTTCCCTGTTGTCAATGTCTGCAATTGTTCTTCCACAAGCCAGAGCTACTGGAGTTTCAG AGAAAAATGTATGCTTTCTGTGGCGACACTTGTGTCGTGGAGTTCAGAAAGATTAACAAAATCAACGCTCTCTGTGAATACTGCAAGCTCACTAAAGTTGTGAAAATTGTGAAAAGAATAAACCACACTGACTTGTTTTTCTGCGAAGAGA AATGCAAGTTACTCTATGAGCAGAACTTGACCGAGCGCTGGGGGAAAAAACACTGTCGCAGCTGCCTCTACTGTAACGGCAGCTCTAAGACTCTTGTGACTGGTATCTTCAGTAACAAGCTGGAAGAGTTTTGTGGGAGCGAATGCTTGACAAAGTACACATCATTGATCCATCAG GAAGTAAAGTGCGGAATGTGCAGGCAGGCCAAGAAGTTGACTGAGTCTGTGAAATGGCTGGATGAAATTAAGCATTTCTGCAGCTTGCGGTGCCTCATGTTCTTCTGTAGTCTGCAGGGCATCACTGGAGCAGTCATCAAAGCTGCAGGCAAATCTCTGCCTTCACAGA GTGGGACCCCAGCATCCTCTGCAATTACTCAAGGTACTAATGAGGCCACTCCGGTCATTGCCAAAGTTGTCTCGCTCTCAAGTGCATCCAGTGGACAGCCAGATGGCTCAGGAAACACAGATCTGAAAG GCTCTGTTCCATCTGTTACTGTAGAAGTTACAGAAGAT gaCAGATCACCGAAACGCACTAGGAAAGATTCCCAAGTCCTAAAGAACAAGGCCTCAAATAAATCAAAGAGCAAAAGCAAGAACAAAGCCACTTCCTGCAAACCCAATACCTGTGATGCTGAGATACAAATTG ATAAAACTCCTAAAGTGATCGTTCTGCCTGTGCCTGTTCCAGTCTATATACCAGTTCCAATGCATCTCTACTCGCAATACATTCCACAGTCTGTGGGGATACCGCTTCCG GTACCAGTGCCCTTGTTCTTCCCCACTACACTAGACAGCGCTGAGCGCATTGTTGAGACCATTCAGGAAATCAAAGAGAAGATCCCTGATGACCCTGTGGAGGCTGACCTCATTTTGATGGCTGAGATGGTGGCTGAggatgcagagaaggagaaacaCATCACCTTTAATG ACCAGGCTGGTAAGTCGATGGAGAACCTGGAATTAGTAGAACTATCCCGCAAACAAAGCTGGGAGGACTCTGCCTCATTTGCCCAGACATGCAATCAAGATCAAACCCCAGAACCTGAGAAGGCTCTTGCATCCAAATCTACCACACCAATCCCCTTCTCCACTTCAGCAGAAAAGCCACAGATTGACTCAAAGGCTGATATCCCAGTCG AGGGTACTGGACTtttaaaccaacaaacaaaacaggAGCAGAAGAAAACACATTCTGTTAAGCAGAGAACCATCAAGAGAGGCCGTAACAGCAGCACTGAAAAGCGGCGG TGTGCAGGAACAGTGGCAGCTACATCAGATTCAAAAACCATTGCTAACCTCTACAGACCAAAGCATGGTGTCAGTGCCTGGAAGGACTGGGTATGTTGGAGAAACGCCCAACCCAATATGGAGACTCCTAAATGTGGTT CACGAAGTTTGAAACTCAAGGAAGACTTGTTGAAATGTAGCCCTGCTGAGCTCAGCTTTGGCCTCAGCAAGTTCATCTCAGAGGTTCGTCGACCCAATGGAGAGAAATACAGTCCTGATAGCATCTTTTATCTCTGCTTAGACATCCAACAG CACCTGTTTCAGGATAATCGGATGGAGAACATTTTTGTAGACAACTTGTACAGTACATTTTGCCAGGATATGACCAATATACTCAAGGGGTGGAAACCAACTATTTTGCCCAGTG GTTATGTTCATTCTCGCGTTGAGGAGAAGTACCTGTGGGACTGTAAGCAGCTGGGGGCGTTCTCACCCAGCGTTCTGCTGAACACGCTAATTTATTTCTTCACCAAGTTCTTCAATTTCAAGACAGCGGAACAGCACCGCCGCCTCTCTTTCGGCAATGTCAAACGCTACTCTGTTCATAAAGTGGCCTACTTGCGTTTCTACCCTCCTGTAGAAGACACAAGGACTG ACACTGGCCCTTCAAAGAAGAGGAAGAAGGGAGATGACAAGAAAAAGGTGCTAAAGATAAAAGAGAATTCCAAGAACCCCCTCCACTGTCCTGTCAGACTGTATGAGTTCTATCTCTCTAAATG